A genome region from Nocardiopsis exhalans includes the following:
- a CDS encoding helix-turn-helix domain-containing protein, which produces MTKQAKKSYSFEFKVEAVRRLLAGEPKTELAKELELSSPKLLESWVRTYRTQGSEGLRPKQRGRPPKSAPPEPASELERLRRENELLRAQNAYLGKVRALREHPPE; this is translated from the coding sequence GTGACCAAACAGGCGAAGAAGTCCTACTCCTTCGAGTTCAAGGTCGAGGCGGTGCGCCGCCTCCTGGCTGGCGAGCCCAAGACCGAGCTGGCCAAGGAACTGGAACTGTCCTCACCCAAGCTGCTGGAATCGTGGGTGCGCACCTATCGCACCCAGGGCTCGGAGGGGCTACGCCCCAAGCAGCGAGGACGCCCGCCCAAGAGCGCACCACCAGAGCCAGCCTCAGAGCTGGAACGACTACGCCGTGAGAACGAGCTCCTGCGCGCCCAGAACGCCTACCTGGGAAAAGTGCGGGCCTTGAGGGAACATCCACCAGAGTGA